The Cydia pomonella isolate Wapato2018A chromosome 20, ilCydPomo1, whole genome shotgun sequence genome contains a region encoding:
- the LOC133528982 gene encoding cytochrome P450 4g15-like isoform X1, with translation MTYYQESTRNLCSYLLKLPLMAWSATVALGAALAALLVWLRWRARNLRLLELAARVPGPPALPLLGNALLFMAKPNEQLKLVADIIAKYGEYVRFWLGPELNIVVSNPEDIKLILTSNKVTKKGPVYNFMIPMIGTGILTGGEHWRHCRKTVTPSYNKKAVAAFARVFNAEGADLARRLCARDANSFDVFPEVVNTTTQCVCQTLMGLTKDDSMNLTNLNYVVSNTRRMYSFFFAKMTKWWLQVPLIYWITGAQKVEDTMIKDFHILIKDIVDKRKNALERNEGTEEEVRGIVDRLILNGDFTEQEIRNQTLALFTTSQEAGAKIASAVLLYLAHLPEWQDKVYNEILERLGPEDDFITDEHIKSLQYLDMVYKEVLRCMSIAAMIQRTVEEEITINSGKITLPVGTSLAIPIHMLHRNPKYWPDPDKIDPGRFLPENVEMRNPNAFVPYSLGPMDCLGRVYAIQMVKTLVVRTLRQVRLEADGRLEDLVLDVAISVSFSDGYRLRVYPRRPKNTRDRNIA, from the exons ATGACTTATTATCAGGAGTCAACACGGAACCTCTGTTCGTATCTGCTGAAATTGCCT TTGATGGCGTGGAGTGCTACAGTCGCGCTGGGTGCGGCGCTGGCGGCACTGCTGGTGTGGCTGAGGTGGCGCGCGCGCAACCTGCGGCTGCTGGAGCTGGCAGCGCGCGTGCCCGGCCCGCCGGCTCTGCCGCTCCTTGGCAACGCCTTGCTCTTCATGGCTAAACCTAATG AACAATTGAAATTGGTGGCGGACATCATAGCCAAATACGGAGAGTACGTGAGGTTCTGGTTGGGGCCTGAGCTGAACATAGTTGTCTCGAACCCGGAAGATATAAAG TTGATTCTGACGAGTAACAAAGTCACCAAAAAAGGACCTGTGTACAACTTCATGATACCCATGATAGGGACCGGAATACTGACGGGag GTGAACATTGGCGTCATTGTCGGAAGACAGTGACACCATCATACAACAAGAAGGCAGTGGCCGCGTTTGCGCGCGTGTTCAACGCGGAGGGGGCGGACCTGGCGCGGCGGCTCTGCGCGCGCGACGCGAACTCCTTCGACGTCTTCCCCGAAGTTGTTAACACCACAACGCAGTGTGTTTGTC AAACACTAATGGGCCTCACAAAAGATGACTCAATGAATTTGACAAATCTTAATTACGTGGTTTCAAACACTCGCAG aatgtacagttttttttttgccaaaatgaCTAAATGGTGGCTTCAGGTCCCGCTTATATATTGGATCACAGGAGCTCAGAAGGTTGAAGATACAATGATTAAGGACTTTCATATTTTGATTAAAGATATAGTGGATAAAAGAAAAAATGCTTTGGAGAGGAATGAGGGCACAGAGGAAGAGGTTCGAGGCATCGTTGACAGACTCATCTTGAACGGAGATTTCACCGAGCAGGAGATTAGGAATCAGACTTTAGCTTTGTTTACTACT AGTCAAGAAGCTGGAGCAAAGATAGCATCTGCTGTTCTCTTGTACTTAGCGCATTTGCCGGAGTGGCAG GATAAAGTGTACAACGAGatcctggagcgcctgggcccAGAAGACGATTTCATAACGGATGAGCACATCAAGTCACTCCAGTACCTGGATATGGTTTACAAGGAAGTTCTGCGCTGCATGTCCATAGCCGCCATGATCCAGAGGACAGTGGAAGAGGAAATTACTATAAATTCTG GGAAAATCACCCTGCCAGTTGGGACATCTTTGGCTATTCCCATTCACATGCTCCATCGAAATCCAAAATACTGGCCGGACCCCGACAAAATTGACCCGGGAAGGTTCCTGCCCGAGAACGTGGAGATGCGGAACCCTAATGCCTTCGTGCCTTACAGCCTGGGCCCAATGGACTGTCTAG GTCGCGTGTACGCCATACAGATGGTAAAGACGCTGGTGGTGCGCACGCTGCGGCAAGTGCGGCTGGAAGCCGACGGCCGCCTCGAGGATCTGGTGCTCGACGTTGCCATCTCCGTCTCCTTTTCCGACGGGTACCGACTCAGGGTCTATCCGAGAAGGCCGAAGAATACAAGAGATCGAAATATTGCATAA
- the LOC133528982 gene encoding cytochrome P450 4g15-like isoform X2 — protein sequence MFNSIHLMAWSATVALGAALAALLVWLRWRARNLRLLELAARVPGPPALPLLGNALLFMAKPNEQLKLVADIIAKYGEYVRFWLGPELNIVVSNPEDIKLILTSNKVTKKGPVYNFMIPMIGTGILTGGEHWRHCRKTVTPSYNKKAVAAFARVFNAEGADLARRLCARDANSFDVFPEVVNTTTQCVCQTLMGLTKDDSMNLTNLNYVVSNTRRMYSFFFAKMTKWWLQVPLIYWITGAQKVEDTMIKDFHILIKDIVDKRKNALERNEGTEEEVRGIVDRLILNGDFTEQEIRNQTLALFTTSQEAGAKIASAVLLYLAHLPEWQDKVYNEILERLGPEDDFITDEHIKSLQYLDMVYKEVLRCMSIAAMIQRTVEEEITINSGKITLPVGTSLAIPIHMLHRNPKYWPDPDKIDPGRFLPENVEMRNPNAFVPYSLGPMDCLGRVYAIQMVKTLVVRTLRQVRLEADGRLEDLVLDVAISVSFSDGYRLRVYPRRPKNTRDRNIA from the exons atgttcaattcaattcat TTGATGGCGTGGAGTGCTACAGTCGCGCTGGGTGCGGCGCTGGCGGCACTGCTGGTGTGGCTGAGGTGGCGCGCGCGCAACCTGCGGCTGCTGGAGCTGGCAGCGCGCGTGCCCGGCCCGCCGGCTCTGCCGCTCCTTGGCAACGCCTTGCTCTTCATGGCTAAACCTAATG AACAATTGAAATTGGTGGCGGACATCATAGCCAAATACGGAGAGTACGTGAGGTTCTGGTTGGGGCCTGAGCTGAACATAGTTGTCTCGAACCCGGAAGATATAAAG TTGATTCTGACGAGTAACAAAGTCACCAAAAAAGGACCTGTGTACAACTTCATGATACCCATGATAGGGACCGGAATACTGACGGGag GTGAACATTGGCGTCATTGTCGGAAGACAGTGACACCATCATACAACAAGAAGGCAGTGGCCGCGTTTGCGCGCGTGTTCAACGCGGAGGGGGCGGACCTGGCGCGGCGGCTCTGCGCGCGCGACGCGAACTCCTTCGACGTCTTCCCCGAAGTTGTTAACACCACAACGCAGTGTGTTTGTC AAACACTAATGGGCCTCACAAAAGATGACTCAATGAATTTGACAAATCTTAATTACGTGGTTTCAAACACTCGCAG aatgtacagttttttttttgccaaaatgaCTAAATGGTGGCTTCAGGTCCCGCTTATATATTGGATCACAGGAGCTCAGAAGGTTGAAGATACAATGATTAAGGACTTTCATATTTTGATTAAAGATATAGTGGATAAAAGAAAAAATGCTTTGGAGAGGAATGAGGGCACAGAGGAAGAGGTTCGAGGCATCGTTGACAGACTCATCTTGAACGGAGATTTCACCGAGCAGGAGATTAGGAATCAGACTTTAGCTTTGTTTACTACT AGTCAAGAAGCTGGAGCAAAGATAGCATCTGCTGTTCTCTTGTACTTAGCGCATTTGCCGGAGTGGCAG GATAAAGTGTACAACGAGatcctggagcgcctgggcccAGAAGACGATTTCATAACGGATGAGCACATCAAGTCACTCCAGTACCTGGATATGGTTTACAAGGAAGTTCTGCGCTGCATGTCCATAGCCGCCATGATCCAGAGGACAGTGGAAGAGGAAATTACTATAAATTCTG GGAAAATCACCCTGCCAGTTGGGACATCTTTGGCTATTCCCATTCACATGCTCCATCGAAATCCAAAATACTGGCCGGACCCCGACAAAATTGACCCGGGAAGGTTCCTGCCCGAGAACGTGGAGATGCGGAACCCTAATGCCTTCGTGCCTTACAGCCTGGGCCCAATGGACTGTCTAG GTCGCGTGTACGCCATACAGATGGTAAAGACGCTGGTGGTGCGCACGCTGCGGCAAGTGCGGCTGGAAGCCGACGGCCGCCTCGAGGATCTGGTGCTCGACGTTGCCATCTCCGTCTCCTTTTCCGACGGGTACCGACTCAGGGTCTATCCGAGAAGGCCGAAGAATACAAGAGATCGAAATATTGCATAA
- the LOC133528982 gene encoding cytochrome P450 4g15-like isoform X3, translating to MAWSATVALGAALAALLVWLRWRARNLRLLELAARVPGPPALPLLGNALLFMAKPNEQLKLVADIIAKYGEYVRFWLGPELNIVVSNPEDIKLILTSNKVTKKGPVYNFMIPMIGTGILTGGEHWRHCRKTVTPSYNKKAVAAFARVFNAEGADLARRLCARDANSFDVFPEVVNTTTQCVCQTLMGLTKDDSMNLTNLNYVVSNTRRMYSFFFAKMTKWWLQVPLIYWITGAQKVEDTMIKDFHILIKDIVDKRKNALERNEGTEEEVRGIVDRLILNGDFTEQEIRNQTLALFTTSQEAGAKIASAVLLYLAHLPEWQDKVYNEILERLGPEDDFITDEHIKSLQYLDMVYKEVLRCMSIAAMIQRTVEEEITINSGKITLPVGTSLAIPIHMLHRNPKYWPDPDKIDPGRFLPENVEMRNPNAFVPYSLGPMDCLGRVYAIQMVKTLVVRTLRQVRLEADGRLEDLVLDVAISVSFSDGYRLRVYPRRPKNTRDRNIA from the exons ATGGCGTGGAGTGCTACAGTCGCGCTGGGTGCGGCGCTGGCGGCACTGCTGGTGTGGCTGAGGTGGCGCGCGCGCAACCTGCGGCTGCTGGAGCTGGCAGCGCGCGTGCCCGGCCCGCCGGCTCTGCCGCTCCTTGGCAACGCCTTGCTCTTCATGGCTAAACCTAATG AACAATTGAAATTGGTGGCGGACATCATAGCCAAATACGGAGAGTACGTGAGGTTCTGGTTGGGGCCTGAGCTGAACATAGTTGTCTCGAACCCGGAAGATATAAAG TTGATTCTGACGAGTAACAAAGTCACCAAAAAAGGACCTGTGTACAACTTCATGATACCCATGATAGGGACCGGAATACTGACGGGag GTGAACATTGGCGTCATTGTCGGAAGACAGTGACACCATCATACAACAAGAAGGCAGTGGCCGCGTTTGCGCGCGTGTTCAACGCGGAGGGGGCGGACCTGGCGCGGCGGCTCTGCGCGCGCGACGCGAACTCCTTCGACGTCTTCCCCGAAGTTGTTAACACCACAACGCAGTGTGTTTGTC AAACACTAATGGGCCTCACAAAAGATGACTCAATGAATTTGACAAATCTTAATTACGTGGTTTCAAACACTCGCAG aatgtacagttttttttttgccaaaatgaCTAAATGGTGGCTTCAGGTCCCGCTTATATATTGGATCACAGGAGCTCAGAAGGTTGAAGATACAATGATTAAGGACTTTCATATTTTGATTAAAGATATAGTGGATAAAAGAAAAAATGCTTTGGAGAGGAATGAGGGCACAGAGGAAGAGGTTCGAGGCATCGTTGACAGACTCATCTTGAACGGAGATTTCACCGAGCAGGAGATTAGGAATCAGACTTTAGCTTTGTTTACTACT AGTCAAGAAGCTGGAGCAAAGATAGCATCTGCTGTTCTCTTGTACTTAGCGCATTTGCCGGAGTGGCAG GATAAAGTGTACAACGAGatcctggagcgcctgggcccAGAAGACGATTTCATAACGGATGAGCACATCAAGTCACTCCAGTACCTGGATATGGTTTACAAGGAAGTTCTGCGCTGCATGTCCATAGCCGCCATGATCCAGAGGACAGTGGAAGAGGAAATTACTATAAATTCTG GGAAAATCACCCTGCCAGTTGGGACATCTTTGGCTATTCCCATTCACATGCTCCATCGAAATCCAAAATACTGGCCGGACCCCGACAAAATTGACCCGGGAAGGTTCCTGCCCGAGAACGTGGAGATGCGGAACCCTAATGCCTTCGTGCCTTACAGCCTGGGCCCAATGGACTGTCTAG GTCGCGTGTACGCCATACAGATGGTAAAGACGCTGGTGGTGCGCACGCTGCGGCAAGTGCGGCTGGAAGCCGACGGCCGCCTCGAGGATCTGGTGCTCGACGTTGCCATCTCCGTCTCCTTTTCCGACGGGTACCGACTCAGGGTCTATCCGAGAAGGCCGAAGAATACAAGAGATCGAAATATTGCATAA